From Thiohalobacter sp., a single genomic window includes:
- a CDS encoding response regulator — protein sequence MTTPVLICDDSSFARKQMARALPRDWDVEVSFAGNGEECLEALRAGKGDILFLDLNMPVLDGYGVLEAIRREDLNTLVIVVSGDVQREARERVIRLSAMDFVKKPIDSDTIGEILDRFGIRGEPGGDLGEFDFEVNIHDCYQEIANVAMGQAGDLLARLLGSFIELPVPKVSMIDGQDLKMTLEALGDGDSGTAICQGFIGAGIAGEAFLSFGDSRREDVARLVGADGTIDENTETELLMDVTGILVGACLKGMGEQLDISFSQGHPILIGRHIHVAELVKRNAGRWGPTLAIDIPYSIEGHQVHWDLLLLFTGESLNALNERVSYLG from the coding sequence ATGACCACGCCGGTCCTCATCTGCGACGACTCCAGCTTCGCGCGCAAGCAGATGGCGCGCGCCCTGCCCCGTGACTGGGACGTCGAGGTCTCGTTCGCCGGCAATGGCGAGGAGTGCCTCGAGGCCCTGCGTGCCGGCAAGGGCGACATCCTGTTTCTGGACCTCAACATGCCGGTACTGGACGGCTACGGCGTGCTCGAGGCCATTCGCCGCGAGGATCTGAATACCCTGGTGATCGTGGTGTCGGGCGACGTGCAGCGGGAAGCGCGCGAGCGCGTGATCCGGCTGAGCGCGATGGACTTCGTGAAGAAACCCATCGACAGCGACACCATCGGCGAGATCCTCGACCGGTTCGGCATCCGCGGCGAGCCGGGCGGCGATCTCGGCGAATTCGACTTCGAGGTCAATATCCACGATTGCTATCAGGAAATCGCCAATGTGGCCATGGGTCAGGCCGGTGACCTGCTGGCGCGCCTGCTGGGAAGCTTCATCGAGTTGCCGGTGCCGAAGGTGAGCATGATCGACGGCCAGGACCTGAAGATGACTCTGGAGGCGCTGGGCGACGGCGACTCCGGTACTGCCATCTGCCAGGGCTTCATAGGCGCCGGCATCGCCGGCGAGGCCTTTCTTTCCTTCGGCGACAGTCGCCGCGAGGACGTGGCCCGGCTCGTGGGCGCGGACGGAACGATTGACGAGAACACCGAAACCGAGTTGCTCATGGATGTGACCGGCATCCTCGTCGGCGCCTGCCTCAAGGGCATGGGGGAGCAGCTCGACATCAGTTTCAGTCAGGGCCATCCCATCCTCATTGGCCGTCACATTCATGTCGCCGAACTGGTCAAACGCAATGCCGGCCGCTGGGGACCGACGCTGGCCATCGACATCCCGTACAGTATCGAGGGCCACCAGGTGCACTGGGACCTGTTGCTGCTGTTCACGGGTGAGTCCCTGAACGCCCTCAACGAGCGGGTCTCCTACCTGGGCTGA
- a CDS encoding rhodanese-like domain-containing protein, which yields MTDKPLGLMDFVKTARAQIRELEPDAFEALRAERDDLLVVDVRESSEHEQGHIEGALLVPRGILEAAADLDYPKHVEALYTARNRPVVLYCATGGRSAMAALTLQQMGFAEVYSLAGGMARWEKEGRPLVREARYV from the coding sequence ATGACCGACAAACCCCTCGGCCTGATGGACTTCGTGAAGACGGCGCGGGCGCAGATCCGCGAGCTGGAGCCCGATGCCTTCGAGGCCCTGCGCGCCGAGCGCGACGACCTGCTGGTGGTGGACGTGCGCGAGTCCAGCGAGCACGAACAGGGCCACATCGAGGGCGCCCTGCTGGTGCCGCGCGGCATCCTGGAGGCGGCGGCCGACCTCGACTACCCCAAGCACGTCGAGGCCCTGTACACCGCCCGCAACCGCCCCGTGGTGCTCTACTGCGCCACCGGTGGCCGCTCGGCGATGGCCGCGCTGACCCTCCAGCAGATGGGGTTCGCCGAGGTCTACAGCCTGGCCGGCGGCATGGCGCGCTGGGAAAAGGAAGGCCGCCCGCTGGTGCGCGAGGCCCGCTACGTCTGA
- a CDS encoding MerR family transcriptional regulator, with protein MDKHRNSPLTIGRLAKAAGVGVETLRYYERSGLMPEPCRGANGYRYYPSQAVDRLRFILQAKKLGFSLREIGELLALQDDPASGCGDVRARAEAKIADIEARIAALTRIRDALAGMAARCNDPAPLDDCPIMEALNQHER; from the coding sequence ATGGACAAGCATAGGAACTCACCGCTGACCATCGGCCGCCTGGCGAAGGCGGCCGGAGTCGGCGTCGAAACCCTGCGTTATTACGAGCGTAGCGGCCTGATGCCCGAGCCCTGCCGGGGTGCCAACGGCTATCGCTACTACCCGTCGCAGGCGGTCGACCGGCTCCGGTTCATCCTGCAGGCCAAGAAGCTTGGCTTTTCTCTGCGCGAGATCGGCGAGCTGCTGGCCCTGCAGGATGATCCGGCCAGCGGCTGCGGTGACGTGCGCGCCCGGGCCGAGGCCAAGATCGCCGACATCGAGGCCCGCATCGCCGCCCTGACCCGTATCCGCGACGCGCTGGCCGGCATGGCGGCACGATGCAATGACCCGGCACCGCTCGACGACTGTCCGATCATGGAGGCGCTGAACCAGCATGAGCGATAA
- a CDS encoding TIGR01458 family HAD-type hydrolase codes for MRAILFDLDGVFYVGEQPLPGAASVMAWVREAGIPHAFVTNTSSRPRGALVEKLARFGLEVSAEEIFTPARAARDWLLAEGRSPVALFVPEGTRMDFDGLAVADSEAVQALVVGDLGEAWHFATLNRAFRLLMAGPDVALVALGMTRYWQAPDGLRLDVGPFVSALAYAAERKPVVCGKPSPAFFHAACAALGVPPAECLMIGDDIRGDIAGAQAAGLRAALVRTGKFRPADLEGDVRPDAVLDSIADLPARWPG; via the coding sequence ATGCGTGCAATCCTGTTCGATCTGGACGGTGTCTTCTATGTCGGCGAGCAGCCCCTGCCCGGCGCGGCCAGCGTCATGGCCTGGGTGCGCGAGGCAGGCATACCGCATGCCTTCGTCACCAATACCTCTTCGCGACCGCGCGGCGCGCTGGTCGAAAAGCTGGCTCGCTTCGGTCTCGAGGTCAGCGCCGAGGAGATATTCACCCCGGCTCGCGCTGCACGCGACTGGTTGCTGGCCGAGGGCCGCTCGCCGGTGGCGCTGTTCGTGCCCGAGGGGACCCGCATGGATTTCGACGGCCTTGCAGTCGCCGACAGCGAGGCGGTGCAGGCGCTGGTGGTGGGTGACCTCGGCGAGGCCTGGCACTTCGCCACCCTCAATCGTGCCTTCCGCCTGCTCATGGCCGGCCCGGACGTGGCGCTGGTGGCGCTGGGCATGACGCGCTACTGGCAGGCGCCGGACGGCCTGCGTCTGGACGTTGGCCCCTTCGTCAGCGCCCTGGCCTATGCCGCCGAACGCAAACCTGTGGTCTGCGGCAAGCCTTCCCCGGCCTTCTTCCATGCGGCCTGTGCCGCGCTCGGTGTGCCGCCGGCGGAGTGCCTGATGATCGGTGATGACATCCGCGGCGACATCGCCGGTGCCCAGGCAGCCGGCCTGCGTGCCGCGCTGGTGCGCACCGGCAAATTCCGTCCCGCCGACCTTGAGGGCGATGTGCGGCCCGATGCCGTGCTTGATTCCATCGCCGATCTCCCGGCACGCTGGCCGGGTTAA
- a CDS encoding putative bifunctional diguanylate cyclase/phosphodiesterase, protein MRFSWSIGGILGAVIGLLGLLVVALVFVTGSVYRDLTLDNKRASLSELIHLKVRDRLADLHELSADLVMGLEKDAQFRAAVRARDLPRIGALLEQQFHQYFVTAGILRLEALNYYNAELQPQGTAIGGHWRQPGELSPCSGLVADARKRGRAERARIRGRLCVKDGRAHYAVLAPLGGLRPQGYLEVVSAPWHLLIEAEQALGMPIAIHQASGEEVYRSADWPAAPDPDTTLETTYWVSTGDGRPALRVTALSDVAAFIGRIDRTRGTLLAITLIATLLALTAAIALLRVTMLNPLEYLTGQIRLVRQDPIYLRGAVDERGTRETRVLARAFNQMTHELHDLYSTLEDMAFRDQLTDLPNRNQFNERLDQLSDPMQPRGFALFLMDLDRFKSVNDTLGHHVGDVLLREVSARLRGCLRTSELPAGAARLVCDVENDLIARIGGDEFAVLLPGVEDPVLAERVARKLIKALDDPVMVGEERLSVGISIGIALCPDHGRDRHTLMRHADVAMYHAKQTRRGFAFYRPDLDEEATIHALFERDLRHALQSDALELYYQPKILLDGDRLQGAEALVRWRDPDKGFIPPDEFIPAAERLGLIQPLTLWIMRRALRDCGRWRAAGVDIGVAINLSAVNLHDPDLLDQLDRLLEEARVPPGQVTFELTETTVMSDPEYALNVLDRIAERGIRISIDDFGTGYSSLAYIKKLPVGELKIDRSFVRDMVNDANDAAIVRTTIGLAHNMGIRVVAEGVEDGVTVEALRDLECDQIQGYHISRPLPLPEFLAWAEDWQRQSARRSRAFRAEG, encoded by the coding sequence ATGCGCTTCTCCTGGTCCATCGGCGGCATACTGGGCGCGGTCATCGGGCTGCTCGGCCTGCTGGTGGTGGCGCTGGTGTTCGTCACCGGCTCGGTATATCGGGATCTCACTCTGGACAACAAGCGGGCCTCGCTGTCGGAGCTGATCCATCTCAAGGTCCGTGACCGGCTGGCGGACCTGCACGAGCTGTCGGCCGACCTGGTCATGGGGCTGGAAAAGGACGCGCAGTTCCGCGCGGCCGTGCGCGCCCGCGACCTGCCGCGCATCGGTGCCCTGCTGGAACAACAGTTCCACCAGTACTTCGTCACCGCCGGCATCCTCCGGCTGGAGGCCCTCAACTACTACAACGCCGAGCTGCAACCCCAGGGCACGGCCATCGGTGGCCACTGGCGACAGCCGGGCGAGTTGAGTCCCTGTTCCGGGCTGGTCGCGGACGCCAGGAAACGCGGCCGCGCCGAGCGCGCCCGCATCCGGGGGCGACTGTGCGTCAAGGACGGCAGGGCGCACTATGCCGTGCTGGCCCCGCTCGGTGGCCTGCGTCCCCAGGGCTACCTCGAAGTCGTCAGTGCGCCCTGGCATCTGCTGATCGAGGCCGAGCAGGCGCTCGGCATGCCCATCGCCATCCATCAGGCCAGTGGCGAGGAGGTCTATCGCTCCGCCGACTGGCCGGCCGCGCCCGATCCCGACACCACGCTGGAGACGACCTACTGGGTGAGCACCGGCGACGGCCGGCCGGCGCTGCGCGTGACCGCGCTGTCCGATGTCGCTGCCTTTATCGGCCGCATCGACCGTACCCGCGGTACGCTGCTGGCCATCACCCTGATCGCCACCCTGCTGGCGCTGACCGCCGCCATCGCCCTGCTGCGTGTCACCATGCTGAATCCGCTGGAATACCTCACCGGACAGATCCGGCTGGTACGCCAGGACCCCATCTACCTGCGCGGCGCGGTGGACGAGCGCGGCACCCGCGAGACCCGGGTGCTGGCGCGCGCCTTCAACCAGATGACCCATGAGCTGCACGACCTGTACAGCACGCTCGAGGACATGGCCTTTCGCGATCAGCTCACCGACCTGCCCAACCGCAACCAGTTCAACGAGCGCCTGGACCAGCTCAGCGACCCCATGCAGCCGCGCGGCTTCGCGCTGTTCCTGATGGATCTGGATCGCTTCAAGAGTGTCAACGACACTCTGGGTCACCACGTCGGCGACGTGCTGCTGCGCGAGGTCAGTGCCCGCCTACGCGGCTGCCTGCGCACCAGCGAGCTGCCCGCCGGTGCGGCGCGCCTGGTCTGTGATGTGGAGAATGATCTCATCGCCCGTATCGGTGGCGACGAGTTTGCGGTGCTGCTGCCCGGGGTGGAGGACCCGGTGCTGGCCGAACGGGTCGCGCGCAAGCTCATCAAGGCCCTCGACGATCCGGTCATGGTCGGCGAGGAACGACTGTCGGTCGGCATCAGCATCGGCATCGCGCTCTGCCCCGACCACGGTCGCGACCGGCACACCCTGATGCGACATGCCGACGTTGCCATGTACCATGCGAAGCAGACGCGTCGCGGCTTCGCCTTCTATCGTCCGGACCTGGACGAGGAGGCCACCATCCATGCCCTGTTCGAGCGCGATCTGCGCCATGCCCTCCAGTCCGACGCGCTCGAACTCTACTACCAGCCGAAGATCCTGCTCGACGGCGATCGCCTGCAGGGTGCCGAGGCGCTGGTGCGCTGGCGGGATCCGGACAAGGGCTTCATTCCGCCGGACGAGTTCATCCCCGCGGCCGAGCGTCTGGGCCTGATCCAGCCGCTGACCCTGTGGATCATGCGCCGCGCCCTGCGCGACTGTGGGCGCTGGCGTGCCGCCGGCGTCGACATCGGGGTGGCCATCAACCTGTCGGCAGTGAATCTGCACGACCCGGACCTGCTCGACCAGCTCGACCGGCTGCTGGAAGAGGCCCGCGTGCCGCCGGGCCAGGTGACCTTCGAGCTGACCGAGACCACGGTGATGTCCGATCCCGAGTACGCCCTCAATGTGCTCGATCGCATCGCCGAGCGTGGCATCCGCATTTCCATCGACGACTTCGGTACCGGCTATTCCTCGCTGGCCTACATCAAGAAACTGCCGGTGGGCGAACTCAAGATCGATCGCTCCTTCGTGCGCGACATGGTCAACGACGCCAATGACGCGGCCATCGTGCGCACCACCATCGGCCTGGCCCACAACATGGGCATCCGCGTGGTGGCCGAAGGCGTCGAGGATGGCGTGACGGTGGAGGCCCTGCGCGATCTGGAATGCGACCAGATCCAGGGCTATCACATCTCCCGGCCGCTGCCGCTGCCCGAGTTCCTGGCCTGGGCCGAGGACTGGCAACGGCAGAGCGCCCGGCGCAGCCGGGCGTTTCGGGCGGAGGGCTGA
- a CDS encoding rhodanese-like domain-containing protein produces the protein MQTILSTVARRWLGCLLALWAGWAVAESEIRSPDEIPGTVRVDAEGLIDLIYRIPELTLIDSRVPMDRRQGYIEGSESLPDTHTDCDTLALHLDDLDAPVAFYCNGPRCGRSAKAAQVAVDCGYRRIYWFRGGFEEWLGKGYPVIKE, from the coding sequence GTGCAAACGATCCTTTCGACCGTCGCCCGCCGCTGGCTCGGCTGCCTGCTGGCGCTGTGGGCCGGCTGGGCCGTCGCCGAGAGCGAGATCCGTTCGCCGGACGAGATACCCGGCACCGTCAGGGTGGATGCCGAGGGCCTGATCGACCTGATCTACCGCATCCCCGAGCTGACCCTGATCGACTCGCGGGTGCCCATGGACCGGCGCCAGGGCTACATCGAGGGCTCCGAGAGCCTGCCCGATACTCATACCGACTGCGATACCCTGGCCCTGCATCTCGACGACCTCGATGCCCCGGTCGCCTTCTACTGCAACGGACCCCGGTGCGGGCGCAGCGCCAAGGCCGCGCAGGTCGCGGTGGACTGCGGCTACCGCCGCATCTACTGGTTCCGCGGCGGCTTCGAGGAATGGCTCGGAAAGGGCTATCCGGTGATCAAGGAATAG
- a CDS encoding glutaredoxin domain-containing protein: MARVRIYSTGICPICDKTKALLEKWGIGYEEVRVDLDQASLREFVKVTNGARMVPQITIDGKWIGGFTELTELHMDGALDDLAG, encoded by the coding sequence ATGGCCCGTGTCAGGATCTACAGCACCGGGATCTGCCCCATCTGCGACAAGACCAAGGCCCTGCTGGAAAAGTGGGGCATCGGCTACGAAGAAGTCCGGGTGGACCTGGATCAGGCGTCCCTGCGCGAGTTCGTCAAGGTCACCAACGGGGCCCGGATGGTGCCGCAGATCACCATCGACGGCAAGTGGATCGGCGGTTTCACCGAGCTCACCGAGCTGCACATGGACGGCGCGCTGGACGACCTGGCGGGCTGA
- a CDS encoding GGDEF domain-containing protein, with protein sequence MEGQRIDIKEIHWLMDMLQSIDVGLVILDRNYDIRLWNSFMESHSGRSSAHVMGENLFEQFPEIPQDWFRRKAESVFLLRSRAFCTWEQRPWLLRFKHYRPITGTVDFMYQNITLIPLSSATGEVEHIGLIVYDVTDMAVGTEALEQANAQLAELSRTDRLTGLYNRGFWEECLNAEFARYRRTRHPCTLVMFDIDHFKKVNDTYGHQAGDEVIRVTSKTLQDTIRATDIAGRYGGEEFGIILVNTSAENGLILAERLRTRIEALTVETEDHRIDYTISLGLAEVTADMDAHTDWIEHADQALYRAKQSGRNRAIVYGRS encoded by the coding sequence ATGGAAGGCCAGCGCATCGACATCAAGGAAATCCACTGGCTGATGGACATGCTGCAAAGCATCGATGTCGGCCTGGTGATCCTCGATCGGAACTACGACATTCGCCTCTGGAACAGCTTCATGGAGAGCCACAGCGGCCGTTCATCGGCGCACGTCATGGGCGAGAACCTGTTCGAGCAGTTTCCGGAAATCCCGCAGGACTGGTTTCGGCGCAAGGCGGAGTCGGTGTTCCTGCTCAGGAGCCGCGCCTTTTGCACCTGGGAGCAGCGCCCCTGGCTGCTGCGCTTCAAGCACTATCGCCCGATCACCGGCACGGTCGATTTCATGTACCAGAACATCACCCTGATTCCACTGAGTTCTGCCACCGGCGAGGTCGAGCACATCGGACTGATCGTCTATGACGTGACCGACATGGCGGTCGGCACCGAGGCCCTGGAGCAGGCCAACGCCCAACTGGCGGAACTGAGCCGTACCGACCGCCTCACCGGGCTGTACAACCGTGGCTTCTGGGAGGAGTGCCTGAACGCGGAGTTCGCGCGCTACCGGCGCACCAGGCATCCCTGTACTCTGGTCATGTTCGACATCGATCACTTCAAGAAGGTCAATGACACCTACGGCCACCAGGCCGGCGACGAGGTGATTCGCGTCACCTCGAAGACCCTGCAGGACACCATCCGCGCCACCGACATCGCCGGCCGCTACGGTGGCGAGGAATTCGGCATCATCCTGGTCAACACCAGCGCCGAGAACGGCCTCATCCTGGCCGAGCGCCTGCGCACGCGCATCGAGGCGCTGACGGTGGAAACCGAGGACCACCGCATCGACTACACCATCAGCCTGGGCCTGGCCGAAGTCACTGCGGACATGGACGCCCACACCGACTGGATCGAGCACGCCGACCAGGCCCTCTACCGGGCGAAGCAGAGCGGCCGCAACCGCGCCATCGTCTACGGTCGGTCCTGA
- a CDS encoding DUF2288 domain-containing protein yields MTEGDDLIAELLAQTARVTWPELERHFARGLVIRVAPELDLIAVGRDFAAGDRAAVEAALATGALARLGPAEARHWAADAPELWALVVAPWVLVQERPPVD; encoded by the coding sequence ATGACCGAAGGTGACGACCTGATCGCCGAGCTTCTCGCCCAGACCGCCCGTGTGACCTGGCCCGAACTGGAGCGCCACTTCGCCCGTGGCCTGGTGATCCGGGTCGCGCCGGAACTCGACCTGATCGCCGTCGGGCGCGACTTTGCCGCCGGTGACCGCGCCGCCGTCGAGGCCGCTCTGGCCACCGGTGCCCTGGCGCGGCTGGGGCCGGCCGAGGCGAGGCACTGGGCGGCAGACGCGCCCGAGTTGTGGGCGCTGGTGGTGGCGCCGTGGGTACTGGTACAGGAACGGCCGCCGGTGGACTAG
- a CDS encoding ATP-binding protein, producing MRSLQGRLLLAGGLLVLVFMGLTGLALDRAFRDSAAEAVRERLQAQAWGLLAALELDADGRLQMPVQLSDPRFGQLNSGLYAQLDADGEVLLWRSPSLLDERLASVPVAPGQSDFRRQSRPAAWVLALGIDWEYAPDRSRALVLRVGEDVRFQQAAVAGFRRTLLTWLGLATGVLLAAQLLLLRWGLRPLARVADELAEVRSGARARIGEDYPRELRLLTARINELIDQREQRLARSRDSLADLAHSLKTPLAVLRGAAQSATDLDSLRAAVEAEAGRINQSIEYQLQRAATAGRSALRPPRPLRPLLERLRDSLLKVHADRPLRCDIDCAEDLSYPAESGDLMELLGNLLDNACKWARGRVTVAARAVPDSGLELVVRDDGPGFPAGLADRLTERGVRGDEQVPGHGVGLAIVADIVAAYEGELSLGDAPGGGAEVRVRLPGGSG from the coding sequence ATGCGTTCCCTGCAGGGGCGGCTGCTGCTGGCCGGGGGACTGCTGGTGCTGGTGTTCATGGGACTGACCGGGCTGGCGCTCGACCGTGCCTTCCGCGACAGCGCGGCCGAGGCCGTGCGCGAGCGGTTGCAGGCGCAGGCCTGGGGGCTGCTGGCCGCGCTGGAACTGGATGCCGACGGTCGGCTGCAGATGCCGGTGCAGCTTTCCGATCCCCGCTTCGGTCAGCTCAATTCGGGCCTGTATGCCCAGCTCGATGCCGATGGCGAGGTCCTCCTCTGGCGCTCGCCCTCCCTGCTCGACGAACGCCTGGCCAGCGTGCCGGTCGCGCCCGGGCAGAGCGACTTCCGGCGCCAGAGCAGGCCGGCGGCCTGGGTGCTGGCACTGGGCATCGACTGGGAGTACGCCCCGGACCGGAGCCGGGCGCTGGTGCTGCGGGTGGGCGAGGATGTCCGCTTCCAGCAGGCGGCGGTGGCCGGATTCCGCCGCACCCTGCTGACATGGCTGGGGCTGGCGACCGGGGTGCTGCTGGCCGCCCAGTTGCTGCTGTTGCGCTGGGGCCTGCGGCCGCTGGCGCGGGTCGCCGACGAGCTGGCCGAGGTGCGCAGCGGGGCGCGGGCGCGCATCGGCGAGGACTATCCCCGCGAGCTGCGGCTGCTGACGGCCCGCATCAACGAACTGATCGACCAGCGCGAGCAGCGCCTGGCCCGTTCCCGGGATTCGCTGGCGGACCTGGCGCACAGCCTGAAGACGCCGCTGGCGGTGCTGCGCGGTGCCGCCCAGTCGGCCACCGATCTCGACAGCCTGCGCGCGGCAGTGGAGGCCGAGGCCGGACGCATCAACCAGAGCATCGAATACCAGCTACAGCGGGCCGCGACCGCCGGGCGCTCCGCGCTGCGGCCGCCCCGACCCCTGCGGCCGCTGCTGGAACGCCTGCGCGATTCGTTGCTCAAGGTGCATGCGGATCGTCCCTTGCGTTGCGACATCGATTGCGCCGAAGACCTGAGCTATCCGGCCGAGTCCGGCGACCTGATGGAACTGCTGGGCAATCTGCTCGACAACGCCTGCAAGTGGGCGCGCGGTCGGGTGACGGTGGCGGCCCGCGCGGTGCCGGACAGCGGCCTGGAGCTGGTGGTGCGCGACGATGGCCCCGGTTTCCCGGCCGGGCTGGCCGACCGCCTCACCGAGCGCGGCGTGCGCGGCGACGAGCAGGTGCCGGGCCATGGGGTGGGGCTGGCCATCGTCGCCGACATCGTCGCGGCCTACGAGGGCGAACTGTCGCTGGGTGATGCACCGGGGGGCGGCGCGGAGGTGCGGGTGCGATTGCCGGGCGGGTCCGGCTGA
- a CDS encoding MBL fold metallo-hydrolase RNA specificity domain-containing protein — translation MKLHFLGAAGEVTGSCFLVEAAGRRVLIDCGLIQGSRQDEARNRDPFPFDVRRLDAVILTHAHLDHSGRIPLLINAGYQGRVYAQRATRDLCRVLLKDAGHLNEKDAEWENRKRQRKGLRPVEPLYTLAEAQAAMRAFRALDYDTEVPLFPGIRFRFRDAGHILGSAHVELWCEEGSQRRKLVFSGDIGHYGAPILRQPAAIDSADLVVMESTYGDRRHRGWDETWAELGEILSGANAARGNVLIPAFAVGRTQELLYAFREHFDEWGLGNWQIFLDSPMAIEATRLYARYDELFNPEAKASQRRNGNGFMLPNLTLSHTANQSMAINRIRAGAIIIAGSGMCTGGRIKHHLKHNLWWRDSHLVFVGFQARGTLGRQLVDGARRVRLWGETIRVAAQVHTVGGLSAHAGQDGLLRWYGNFRDRPRLAVVHGEPEASAALDEQLRRMGAHSRIPRRGEVWTL, via the coding sequence ATGAAACTGCATTTTCTGGGCGCTGCCGGAGAGGTCACCGGTTCCTGCTTCCTGGTCGAGGCGGCGGGTCGGCGCGTGCTGATCGACTGCGGCCTGATCCAGGGCTCGCGCCAGGACGAGGCCCGCAACCGCGACCCCTTTCCCTTCGACGTGCGCAGGCTGGATGCGGTCATTCTCACCCACGCCCATCTGGACCACTCGGGGCGCATCCCCCTGCTGATCAATGCCGGTTATCAGGGTCGCGTGTATGCACAGCGGGCGACCCGCGATCTGTGCCGGGTGCTGCTCAAGGATGCCGGTCATCTCAATGAAAAGGACGCCGAATGGGAGAACCGCAAGCGCCAGCGCAAGGGCTTGCGTCCGGTGGAGCCGCTGTACACCCTGGCCGAGGCGCAGGCGGCCATGCGTGCCTTCCGCGCCCTGGATTACGACACCGAGGTGCCACTGTTCCCCGGCATCCGTTTTCGCTTTCGCGACGCCGGCCACATTCTCGGTTCCGCCCATGTCGAACTCTGGTGCGAGGAGGGCAGCCAGCGTCGCAAGCTGGTGTTCAGCGGCGACATCGGTCACTACGGCGCGCCCATCCTGCGCCAGCCCGCTGCCATCGACAGCGCCGACCTGGTGGTGATGGAGAGCACCTACGGCGACCGTCGCCATCGCGGCTGGGACGAGACCTGGGCCGAGCTGGGCGAGATCCTGAGCGGGGCCAACGCGGCGCGCGGCAATGTGTTGATTCCGGCCTTCGCCGTCGGTCGTACCCAGGAACTCCTCTACGCCTTTCGCGAGCACTTCGACGAATGGGGCCTGGGCAACTGGCAGATCTTTCTCGACAGCCCCATGGCCATCGAGGCCACGCGCCTCTATGCCCGCTACGACGAGCTGTTCAATCCCGAGGCGAAGGCCAGCCAGCGGCGCAACGGCAATGGCTTCATGCTGCCCAATCTCACCCTCAGCCATACCGCCAACCAGTCCATGGCCATCAACCGCATCCGTGCCGGCGCCATCATTATCGCCGGCAGTGGCATGTGCACCGGCGGGCGCATCAAGCACCACCTCAAACACAATCTCTGGTGGCGGGACTCGCACCTGGTGTTCGTCGGCTTCCAGGCGCGCGGCACCCTGGGCCGGCAGCTGGTGGATGGCGCGCGGCGGGTGCGGCTGTGGGGGGAAACCATACGGGTCGCGGCGCAAGTGCATACGGTCGGCGGCCTGTCGGCGCATGCCGGCCAGGATGGCCTGCTGCGCTGGTATGGCAACTTCAGGGACAGGCCGCGGCTCGCCGTGGTCCACGGCGAGCCGGAAGCGAGCGCGGCGCTTGACGAGCAGCTGCGCCGGATGGGGGCGCACAGCCGCATTCCTCGGCGCGGGGAGGTGTGGACGCTCTGA